One stretch of Oceanimonas pelagia DNA includes these proteins:
- a CDS encoding iron-containing alcohol dehydrogenase, producing MQQFDYHNPTHIVFGQDRLAELDNLVPADAHVMVLYGGGSVQRNGTLEKVRQGLGQRRVSEFAGIEPNPRFDTLMKAVEVVRRDGVDFLLAVGGGSVMDGTKFVAAAAPYAGEETDLLKSGFNPIPISGALPLATVATLPATGSEMNMGAVVSHEGGKFPVMSPLLFPRFSFLDPTLTFTLPAHQVANGIVDAFVHVVEQYVTFPVGAQVQDRTAEGILRALIEVGPQTLANPTDYDARANLMWSATCALNGFIGAGVPHDWSTHMIGHELTALFGIDHAQTLAIVLPSLWQVRKEQKRAKLLQYAERVWDIRDGSEEQRIEQAIERTQSFFESLGVKTRLSDYGVRAEQIDDVIKALTAHGMVALSETGDLTPDVSRDILQGAL from the coding sequence ATGCAACAGTTTGATTATCACAACCCGACCCACATTGTTTTTGGACAGGACCGGCTGGCGGAGCTGGATAATTTGGTGCCTGCCGACGCCCACGTCATGGTGCTCTACGGCGGTGGCAGCGTGCAGCGCAACGGCACGCTGGAAAAGGTGCGTCAGGGCCTGGGTCAGCGCCGGGTCAGCGAGTTTGCCGGCATTGAGCCCAACCCGCGTTTCGACACCCTGATGAAGGCGGTGGAAGTGGTGCGCCGTGACGGCGTGGATTTTCTGCTGGCGGTCGGCGGTGGCTCCGTGATGGACGGCACCAAGTTTGTGGCCGCCGCAGCCCCCTATGCCGGTGAGGAAACAGATCTGCTGAAGAGCGGCTTCAACCCCATTCCGATCAGCGGGGCCCTGCCGCTGGCTACCGTCGCCACCCTGCCGGCCACCGGCTCGGAAATGAACATGGGCGCCGTGGTAAGCCACGAGGGCGGCAAGTTTCCGGTAATGAGCCCGCTGCTGTTTCCGCGCTTCTCATTCCTCGATCCGACCCTGACCTTCACCCTGCCCGCGCATCAGGTGGCCAATGGCATTGTGGATGCCTTTGTGCATGTGGTGGAGCAGTATGTGACCTTTCCGGTTGGCGCCCAAGTCCAGGATCGCACCGCCGAAGGCATTCTGCGTGCCCTGATCGAAGTGGGCCCGCAAACCCTGGCAAACCCCACCGACTACGACGCCCGGGCCAACCTGATGTGGAGTGCCACCTGCGCCCTGAACGGCTTTATTGGTGCCGGTGTGCCCCACGACTGGAGCACGCACATGATCGGCCACGAGCTGACTGCCCTGTTCGGCATCGACCATGCCCAGACCCTGGCCATTGTGCTGCCGTCGCTGTGGCAGGTACGCAAGGAGCAGAAGCGCGCCAAGCTGCTGCAATACGCCGAGCGGGTGTGGGACATTCGCGACGGCAGCGAGGAGCAACGCATTGAACAGGCCATTGAGCGGACTCAGTCATTCTTTGAATCGCTTGGCGTCAAGACCCGGCTGTCCGACTACGGGGTTCGCGCCGAGCAGATTGACGACGTTATCAAGGCCCTGACCGCCCACGGCATGGTGGCGCTGTCTGAAACCGGCGATCTGACCCCCGATGTCAGCCGGGACATTCTGCAAGGCGCACTGTAA
- a CDS encoding metalloregulator ArsR/SmtB family transcription factor — MMKKVLFVCTANSARSQMAEALLRHLAGDQFEVFSAGTAPSGVDPRTLDAIKGFGLNAEGLVSKSVASLGERHFDYVISLCDKAHQECRHWPSSGVVIAWDFPDPKTSPDPNAFARTMQEIGERLRLFVLVNSKKVDSEIRPLPPLTFFKSLADETRLLSLLLIEQEGELCVCELMEALALPQPKISRHLSQLRKHGLLLDRRQGQWVFYRIHPLLSDWMRNMLKETLKHSPELLEQPLARLNEMNSRPSAEGNSCDEERINEH, encoded by the coding sequence ATGATGAAAAAAGTCTTGTTTGTCTGTACGGCCAACTCGGCCCGCTCGCAGATGGCGGAAGCCCTGCTGCGCCATCTGGCGGGGGATCAGTTCGAGGTCTTCAGTGCCGGTACGGCGCCTTCCGGCGTGGATCCCCGCACCCTTGACGCCATAAAAGGCTTCGGACTCAACGCCGAAGGGCTGGTATCCAAATCGGTCGCGAGCCTGGGGGAGCGGCATTTCGACTATGTCATCAGCCTGTGCGACAAGGCGCATCAGGAATGCCGGCACTGGCCTTCCAGCGGCGTGGTGATTGCCTGGGACTTTCCTGATCCCAAAACCAGCCCCGATCCCAATGCGTTTGCGCGCACCATGCAGGAAATTGGCGAGCGGCTGCGGCTGTTTGTGCTGGTGAACAGCAAAAAGGTCGACTCCGAAATCCGGCCATTGCCGCCGCTGACCTTCTTCAAGTCCCTGGCCGATGAAACCCGCCTGCTCAGCCTGCTGCTGATAGAGCAGGAAGGGGAGCTGTGTGTCTGCGAGTTGATGGAGGCACTGGCATTGCCACAACCCAAGATCTCCCGGCACCTGAGCCAGCTGCGCAAGCATGGCCTGTTGCTGGATCGGCGTCAGGGCCAATGGGTGTTCTATCGTATTCACCCCCTGTTGAGCGACTGGATGCGCAACATGCTTAAAGAGACTCTGAAGCACAGCCCGGAGCTGCTGGAGCAACCCCTTGCCCGCCTGAACGAGATGAATTCCCGCCCTTCGGCTGAGGGCAATAGCTGTGATGAGGAGCGTATTAATGAGCACTGA
- a CDS encoding LysR family transcriptional regulator, which translates to MLERFHLEVLAAIKEQGTLTQAAESLNLSQSALSHSIKKLEGQIKTPVWQKEGRTLRLTNAGEQLLTLANRVLPQFRHTEHLLRQIATGEMGSLRIGMECHPCYQWLLKVIEPYLVKWPNVDIDVKQEFQFGGLGALHSYEIDILVTPDPLYKPSLTFIPVFDYEHRLVVASHHPLARQDSVLPEQLNDEVLFSYPVEPERLDIYSQFLNPAKCTVRKHKTIETTEIMLQMVAAGRGVCALPGWLVDEFARTLAIKSLRFGEQGIKKQIFLGVRKGEERINYLSDFIAQAQRVA; encoded by the coding sequence ATGTTGGAGCGGTTTCACCTTGAAGTGCTGGCAGCCATCAAGGAGCAGGGCACCCTGACCCAGGCGGCCGAGTCGTTGAATTTATCCCAGTCTGCGCTGAGCCACAGCATCAAAAAACTGGAAGGCCAGATCAAGACCCCGGTCTGGCAAAAAGAGGGCAGAACCCTGCGCCTGACCAATGCGGGCGAGCAGCTGCTGACCCTGGCCAACAGAGTGCTGCCCCAGTTCAGACACACCGAACATTTGCTGCGTCAAATCGCCACCGGTGAAATGGGCTCACTGCGCATTGGCATGGAATGCCACCCCTGCTACCAATGGCTGCTGAAAGTGATTGAACCCTATCTGGTGAAGTGGCCCAACGTCGATATTGACGTGAAGCAGGAGTTTCAGTTCGGCGGCCTGGGCGCGCTGCACAGCTACGAGATAGACATTCTGGTCACCCCGGACCCCCTCTACAAACCCAGTCTGACCTTTATTCCCGTGTTCGATTATGAGCACCGGCTGGTGGTGGCATCCCATCACCCTCTGGCCAGGCAGGACTCGGTTCTGCCCGAACAGCTCAATGATGAAGTGCTGTTCAGTTACCCGGTAGAGCCCGAGCGGCTGGACATCTACAGTCAGTTTTTAAACCCTGCCAAATGCACGGTCAGAAAACACAAAACCATTGAAACCACCGAAATCATGTTGCAGATGGTGGCCGCCGGCAGGGGGGTGTGTGCACTGCCTGGCTGGCTGGTGGACGAGTTCGCCAGAACCCTGGCCATTAAAAGCCTGCGCTTCGGCGAACAGGGGATCAAAAAACAAATTTTTCTGGGGGTGCGCAAGGGCGAAGAGCGCATTAACTACCTGAGTGACTTCATCGCTCAGGCGCAGCGGGTCGCATAA
- a CDS encoding ArsJ-associated glyceraldehyde-3-phosphate dehydrogenase — translation MTIKVGINGFGRMGRLTMRVLFEQSDIEIVQINDPAGDAATLAHLLNFDSVHGRWHHEARADGETMVINGQTMAVSRNKTIAETDWSGCDLVVEASGKMKSKAVLQAYLDQGVKRVVVTAPVKEEGVLNIVMGVNDHLYDASQHRIVTAASCTTNCLAPVVKVVHEQLGIKHGAITTIHSITNTQTILDAPHKDLRRARSCGTSLIPTTTGSATAITHIFPELKGKLNGHAIRVPLTNASITDCVFEVARETTVEEVNSLLQAAAEGELKGILGYEERPLVSVDYQTDPRSSIIDALSTMVVNGTQVKLYAWYDNEWGYANRTAELALKVGRA, via the coding sequence ATGACCATTAAAGTAGGCATTAACGGTTTTGGCCGCATGGGCCGTCTGACCATGCGGGTGCTGTTTGAACAGTCTGACATTGAAATTGTGCAGATCAACGACCCGGCGGGAGACGCGGCCACCCTGGCGCACCTGCTCAACTTTGATTCGGTGCACGGGCGCTGGCACCATGAAGCCCGGGCCGACGGCGAGACCATGGTGATCAACGGCCAGACCATGGCGGTGAGCCGCAACAAGACCATTGCCGAGACCGACTGGTCGGGCTGCGACCTGGTGGTTGAGGCCTCGGGCAAAATGAAGAGCAAGGCGGTGTTGCAGGCCTATCTGGATCAGGGCGTGAAGCGGGTGGTGGTCACGGCGCCGGTCAAGGAAGAGGGCGTGCTGAATATCGTGATGGGGGTGAACGATCATCTCTATGACGCGTCGCAGCACCGGATTGTCACGGCAGCTTCCTGTACCACCAACTGCCTGGCGCCCGTGGTCAAGGTTGTCCATGAGCAGCTGGGCATTAAACATGGCGCCATTACCACCATTCACAGCATTACCAACACCCAGACCATTCTGGATGCGCCTCACAAGGATCTGCGCCGGGCGCGTTCCTGTGGCACCAGCCTGATACCGACCACCACCGGCTCCGCCACCGCCATCACCCATATCTTTCCCGAGCTCAAGGGCAAACTGAACGGCCACGCCATTCGCGTGCCCCTGACCAACGCCTCCATCACCGACTGTGTGTTTGAGGTGGCGCGGGAAACCACGGTGGAAGAAGTCAACTCGCTGCTGCAGGCGGCGGCCGAGGGCGAGCTGAAGGGCATTCTGGGTTACGAGGAGCGGCCCCTGGTGTCGGTGGATTACCAGACCGATCCCCGCTCCAGCATCATTGACGCCCTGTCTACCATGGTGGTGAACGGCACTCAGGTGAAACTCTACGCCTGGTATGACAACGAATGGGGCTATGCCAATCGTACCGCCGAGCTGGCGCTGAAGGTGGGGCGTGCGTAA
- the arsJ gene encoding organoarsenical effux MFS transporter ArsJ: MLTRLSPAIRQYLVVTGNYWAFTLTDGALRMLVVLHFHGLGYAPLEIALLFLFYEIFGVVTNLVGGWLGAHLGLNRTMNIGLGLQVVALAMLLVPPAWLTVPWVMAAQAVSGIAKDLNKMSAKSSIKMLVPAEAQGTLYKWVAILTGSKNALKGAGFFLGGVLLMALGFAGAVGAMAAALTLVWLLSLALLKQDLGKAKHKPKFRDVFSKSRAINILSAARLFLFGARDVWFVVALPVFLSQTLGWDHSQTGGFLALWVMGYGLVQALAPRITGRAAGGVPDGRSATAWVAVLTLLPALIALGLWLELDPAWVLIGGLLLFGAVFAVNSSLHSYLIVRYAGHDGVSLDVGFYYMSNAMGRLVGTLLSGWVFQLAGQGSAGLQACLGISTAFLLVTTVISLKLPRLTP, from the coding sequence ATGCTGACCCGGCTTTCCCCCGCCATTCGCCAGTATCTGGTTGTCACCGGCAACTACTGGGCCTTTACCCTGACCGACGGCGCCCTGCGCATGCTGGTGGTGCTGCATTTTCATGGTCTGGGGTATGCGCCTCTGGAGATTGCCCTGCTGTTTTTGTTTTACGAGATCTTCGGGGTGGTCACCAACCTGGTGGGGGGTTGGCTGGGGGCGCACCTTGGGCTGAACCGCACCATGAACATCGGCCTGGGCCTGCAGGTGGTGGCGCTGGCCATGTTGCTGGTGCCGCCCGCCTGGCTCACCGTGCCCTGGGTGATGGCCGCCCAGGCGGTGTCGGGTATCGCCAAGGATCTGAACAAGATGAGCGCCAAAAGCTCCATCAAGATGCTGGTGCCTGCAGAGGCTCAGGGCACCCTCTACAAATGGGTGGCGATCCTGACCGGCTCCAAGAACGCCCTTAAGGGCGCCGGCTTCTTTCTGGGCGGCGTCTTGCTGATGGCCCTTGGCTTTGCCGGTGCCGTGGGCGCCATGGCCGCTGCCCTGACCCTGGTCTGGCTGCTCAGCCTGGCCTTGCTGAAGCAGGATCTGGGCAAGGCGAAGCACAAGCCGAAATTCCGTGACGTCTTTTCCAAAAGCCGGGCCATCAACATCCTGTCTGCGGCGCGCCTGTTTCTGTTTGGCGCCCGGGATGTCTGGTTTGTGGTGGCCCTGCCGGTGTTTCTGTCCCAGACCCTGGGCTGGGATCACAGCCAGACCGGTGGCTTTCTGGCACTGTGGGTGATGGGCTACGGGCTGGTGCAGGCGCTGGCGCCCCGCATTACCGGTCGCGCAGCGGGAGGGGTACCGGACGGCCGCAGCGCCACGGCCTGGGTCGCGGTGCTGACCCTGCTGCCCGCCCTTATCGCCTTGGGGCTGTGGCTGGAGCTGGATCCGGCATGGGTATTGATCGGCGGCTTGTTGCTGTTCGGGGCCGTGTTTGCCGTGAACTCGTCCCTGCACAGCTACCTGATTGTCAGGTATGCCGGTCACGACGGCGTGTCGCTGGATGTGGGCTTTTACTATATGTCCAACGCCATGGGGCGGCTGGTCGGCACTTTGCTGTCGGGCTGGGTGTTTCAGCTGGCGGGGCAGGGCAGTGCCGGGCTGCAGGCGTGCCTGGGGATCTCCACGGCCTTCTTGCTGGTCACCACGGTTATCTCGCTTAAGCTGCCAAGGCTGACTCCCTGA
- a CDS encoding AraC family transcriptional regulator has product MNELAHLLDTLSPREGFNTTAMQGVGVYRASRSVPREPMCYTQGIILVAQGAKRVHLDGRVYDYNANNYLVMTLPIPAECETLVTPGEPLLALLLDIRMDMLQPLIRLLDEHNRLPPQADGAAQPGLYVSRVTEQLSAAAIRLCQCLDSPLTAAALGEGTLREILYLILTGEHAAPLFDLARYNTQLARMERVLKHMHEHYQESLEVERLAALAGMSTSSFHRHFRQATGSPPLQYLKKLRLTRARELLQDKDVKVKQAAAEVGYESPTQFSREFKRYFGVPPQSSAGVSPPV; this is encoded by the coding sequence ATGAATGAACTGGCTCACTTACTGGATACTCTCTCCCCTCGGGAAGGCTTCAATACCACCGCCATGCAGGGCGTTGGCGTGTATCGGGCCAGCCGCTCGGTGCCCAGAGAGCCCATGTGCTACACCCAGGGCATTATTCTGGTGGCGCAAGGGGCCAAACGGGTTCATCTTGACGGCCGGGTCTATGACTACAACGCCAACAACTACCTGGTGATGACCCTGCCCATTCCTGCCGAGTGCGAAACCCTGGTCACCCCGGGCGAGCCCTTGCTGGCGCTGCTGCTCGACATTCGCATGGACATGCTGCAACCGCTGATCCGGTTGCTGGATGAACACAACCGGCTGCCGCCGCAGGCCGACGGTGCGGCACAGCCGGGGCTCTACGTCAGCCGGGTCACTGAGCAGCTTTCCGCCGCGGCCATTCGGCTCTGCCAGTGCCTCGACTCCCCCCTGACCGCAGCCGCCCTGGGGGAAGGGACACTGCGCGAAATTCTGTATCTGATCCTGACCGGTGAGCACGCCGCTCCCCTGTTCGACCTGGCCCGTTACAACACCCAGCTGGCGAGAATGGAGCGAGTACTGAAGCATATGCACGAGCATTATCAGGAGAGCCTGGAGGTAGAGCGGCTGGCGGCGCTGGCCGGCATGAGCACGTCATCGTTTCACCGCCACTTTCGCCAGGCCACCGGCTCCCCGCCCCTGCAGTATCTGAAGAAACTGCGGCTGACCCGGGCCCGGGAGCTGCTGCAGGACAAGGACGTCAAGGTCAAGCAGGCCGCCGCCGAAGTGGGCTATGAAAGCCCCACCCAGTTCAGCCGCGAGTTCAAGCGCTACTTTGGCGTACCCCCGCAAAGCAGTGCCGGCGTATCACCGCCGGTATGA
- a CDS encoding MATE family efflux transporter has translation MSKSGESLGRQLYRMTWPMLIGVLATMSSQLIDSAYIGQLGTQPLAAVGFTIPVFQLIIGIQVGLGIATTTMISTALGAGKQGHARQLGSLVLATGGAVVFMLCLLIWAGQQTIISTLGASEALYPLVRAYWLPWLGSCWLGAMLYFGYSIFRANGKTLLPGMVMVLTSLLNIVLDPLFIFVLDMGLAGAAWATICAYGAGCLVLFVSMARLRFIQLPGSVARIHTGLKRLLSFVVPSTLSQLVPPLSAMLATAIVAAHGERAVAAWGLGSRIELMSIIVVLALTMAMPPMIGRLRGSNNLEQIRRLVGKAVKFVVLWQLVLAALLAALSAPLSRVLISDGATAALLAEYLWLVPISYGALGLCMIMVSVCNAMGKPRLALVISALRLLGCYLPLIWLGSELYGLRGLFFGATLGNLLAGLMSWYMYKKHAMAPALRAMGLSEQATL, from the coding sequence ATGAGTAAATCCGGCGAGTCACTGGGCAGACAGTTATATCGCATGACCTGGCCGATGCTGATTGGTGTGCTGGCCACCATGAGCAGCCAGCTGATAGACAGTGCCTATATCGGCCAGTTGGGCACCCAGCCCCTGGCGGCGGTGGGGTTCACCATTCCTGTGTTTCAGCTCATTATCGGCATACAGGTCGGCCTGGGTATCGCCACCACAACGATGATTTCCACCGCCCTGGGAGCCGGCAAGCAGGGCCATGCCCGGCAACTGGGCAGCCTGGTGCTGGCCACCGGCGGCGCCGTGGTGTTTATGCTCTGCCTGCTGATCTGGGCAGGCCAGCAAACGATTATCTCCACGCTGGGGGCCAGTGAGGCCCTTTACCCGTTGGTGCGGGCATACTGGCTGCCGTGGCTGGGCAGTTGCTGGCTGGGGGCGATGTTGTATTTTGGCTACAGCATTTTTCGGGCGAATGGCAAAACCCTGCTGCCAGGCATGGTGATGGTGTTGACCAGCCTGCTGAATATTGTGCTGGATCCATTGTTTATCTTTGTGCTGGACATGGGCCTGGCCGGTGCGGCCTGGGCCACCATTTGCGCCTATGGTGCCGGGTGTCTGGTTCTTTTTGTCAGCATGGCGCGGCTGCGGTTTATCCAGTTGCCCGGCAGTGTTGCCCGCATTCACACCGGGCTGAAACGCCTGCTCTCCTTTGTGGTGCCGTCCACCCTGAGTCAGCTGGTGCCGCCGTTGTCGGCCATGCTGGCCACGGCCATTGTGGCCGCGCATGGCGAGCGTGCGGTAGCGGCCTGGGGCCTGGGCAGCCGTATTGAGCTGATGTCCATCATTGTGGTACTGGCACTGACCATGGCGATGCCGCCCATGATTGGCAGGCTGCGTGGCAGCAATAACCTTGAACAGATTCGGCGGCTGGTGGGCAAGGCAGTGAAATTCGTGGTGCTGTGGCAGCTTGTTCTGGCAGCCCTGCTGGCTGCGCTGTCTGCTCCCTTGAGCAGGGTGCTGATCAGTGACGGGGCCACGGCGGCCCTTCTGGCCGAATATCTCTGGCTGGTGCCGATAAGTTATGGTGCCCTGGGGCTGTGCATGATCATGGTGTCGGTGTGCAATGCCATGGGCAAGCCCAGGCTGGCGCTGGTCATTTCGGCATTGCGTCTGCTGGGTTGCTACCTGCCCCTGATCTGGTTGGGATCCGAGCTGTACGGTTTGCGCGGGCTGTTTTTCGGAGCCACCCTCGGCAACCTGCTGGCCGGCCTGATGAGCTGGTACATGTACAAAAAACATGCCATGGCCCCGGCTTTGCGCGCCATGGGGTTGTCGGAGCAAGCGACCCTGTAA
- a CDS encoding DUF1852 domain-containing protein — MNNDFKFAINSIAFDENYQPADSTRITTNFANLARGESRQENLRNALTMINNRFNAMANWDNPKADRYSVELEIISVDMDIDSEGNSQSFPTIEILKTNIVDHKTKQRIEGIVGNNFSSYVRDYDFSVLLLEHNKGKTGFSVPENFGDLHGKLFQCFVNSEAYKQNFTKLPVICLSVSDNKTYHQTENHHPILGVEYLPNESSLTEQYFKKMGLKVRYFMPPHSVAPLAFYFFGDLLNDYSNLELISTISTMETFQKIYRPEIYNANAAAGKYYKPNLKNPDHSLTKIVYDREERSKLAIKQGKFAEEVFIKPYQNILEQWSANYA; from the coding sequence ATGAATAACGACTTTAAATTTGCCATTAACAGCATTGCGTTCGATGAAAACTATCAGCCGGCAGACAGTACGCGTATTACTACCAATTTCGCCAACCTGGCCCGGGGCGAGAGCCGCCAGGAGAACCTGCGCAACGCCTTGACCATGATTAACAACCGGTTCAATGCCATGGCGAACTGGGATAATCCCAAGGCGGATCGTTATTCCGTTGAGCTTGAAATCATTTCCGTTGATATGGATATCGACAGCGAGGGTAACAGTCAGAGTTTCCCTACCATCGAAATTCTGAAAACCAACATTGTTGATCACAAGACCAAACAGCGTATTGAAGGCATTGTCGGCAACAACTTTTCCTCCTATGTGCGGGATTACGACTTCAGTGTGTTGCTGCTGGAGCATAACAAGGGTAAAACCGGCTTCAGTGTACCGGAAAACTTTGGTGATCTTCACGGCAAGCTGTTTCAGTGCTTTGTAAATTCTGAAGCCTACAAACAGAACTTTACCAAACTGCCGGTGATCTGCCTGAGTGTGTCCGATAACAAGACCTATCATCAGACCGAGAACCACCACCCGATCCTGGGCGTGGAATATCTGCCCAACGAGTCATCCCTGACCGAGCAGTACTTCAAGAAGATGGGCCTGAAGGTACGTTACTTCATGCCGCCCCATAGCGTTGCACCTTTGGCCTTTTACTTCTTTGGTGACCTGCTCAATGACTACAGCAACCTGGAGCTGATCAGCACCATCAGCACCATGGAAACCTTTCAGAAGATCTACCGGCCCGAGATTTACAATGCCAATGCGGCAGCCGGTAAGTATTACAAACCGAATCTGAAAAATCCGGATCATTCACTGACGAAAATTGTTTATGACCGGGAAGAGCGCAGCAAACTGGCGATCAAGCAGGGTAAATTTGCCGAAGAGGTGTTCATCAAACCCTACCAGAACATTCTTGAGCAATGGTCTGCCAATTACGCCTGA
- a CDS encoding MFS transporter, producing MNQSSLHSKKSILFVLALGGFILGLTEFAMMPMLPLFTDAFGSTPAQSSYAISAYALGVVVGAPVFMLLTANIRKRQALMLFVAMMLVFNGLGALAQTLEQLVLSRFLSGLPHGCYFGTAAIMAAEIAPRNERVSYISKVFMGLTIATIIGVPLVTLIGQNLSWRYCLALVSFISLIALLLMFRLPNEPNKTRVTLANELGVFKSKSVWSIIAMIIVGFGGIFCMYTYVADTILKHTQAPAYAVSIAMVVFGIGSTVGNVVLGKIGNRQPVMTTGVVLALAALFSLLYVFVSSSMVLLCVVVFFIGCTIGLAAIVQSLLMEAAPNGQAMIGAIVQCSFNTANAIGPWVGGLYIAAGGEIHESGYVAAILFAGGFVIWAASAKLLSRNQAPVPAAPDVCAEQLTLAPSDTHTGGDTPALLCGGTPK from the coding sequence ATGAATCAAAGTTCGTTACATTCAAAAAAATCAATTCTGTTTGTGCTGGCGCTGGGCGGCTTCATATTGGGCCTGACCGAATTTGCCATGATGCCAATGCTTCCCCTGTTTACCGACGCATTCGGTTCAACACCGGCACAAAGCAGCTATGCGATCAGTGCTTATGCCCTTGGGGTGGTGGTAGGCGCGCCGGTGTTTATGTTGTTGACGGCCAATATCAGAAAGCGCCAGGCATTGATGTTATTTGTTGCCATGATGCTGGTGTTCAATGGTCTGGGCGCATTGGCACAAACACTTGAACAACTGGTACTTTCCCGGTTTCTGAGCGGGCTGCCCCATGGTTGTTACTTTGGCACGGCGGCCATTATGGCGGCAGAAATTGCCCCCAGGAATGAAAGGGTTTCCTATATATCCAAAGTATTTATGGGGCTGACCATTGCCACCATTATCGGTGTTCCCCTGGTCACTCTTATCGGCCAGAACTTAAGCTGGCGTTACTGCCTGGCGCTGGTTTCATTTATTTCGCTGATCGCCTTGTTGTTGATGTTCAGGCTGCCCAATGAACCCAATAAAACCCGAGTGACGCTGGCGAATGAGTTGGGTGTTTTTAAAAGTAAATCGGTGTGGTCGATCATCGCGATGATCATCGTCGGCTTCGGTGGCATCTTTTGTATGTACACCTATGTCGCCGATACCATTTTAAAACACACCCAGGCACCCGCCTATGCCGTGTCCATCGCCATGGTGGTGTTTGGTATTGGCAGCACGGTGGGCAATGTCGTGCTGGGCAAAATAGGCAACCGCCAGCCGGTGATGACCACAGGGGTGGTTCTGGCCTTGGCGGCGCTCTTCTCCCTGCTGTATGTGTTTGTCAGCAGCAGCATGGTGCTATTGTGTGTGGTGGTGTTCTTTATTGGTTGCACTATTGGACTGGCGGCCATTGTTCAATCTCTGCTGATGGAAGCCGCGCCAAACGGGCAGGCCATGATAGGGGCAATAGTGCAGTGTTCATTTAATACCGCCAATGCCATCGGCCCCTGGGTAGGCGGTCTTTACATTGCCGCCGGCGGAGAAATACATGAGTCGGGCTATGTGGCCGCGATATTGTTTGCCGGCGGGTTTGTTATCTGGGCTGCCAGTGCCAAATTGCTGTCACGCAATCAGGCACCTGTGCCAGCGGCGCCGGATGTTTGTGCTGAACAGTTGACGCTGGCGCCGTCAGATACTCATACCGGCGGTGATACGCCGGCACTGCTTTGCGGGGGTACGCCAAAGTAG
- the arsB gene encoding ACR3 family arsenite efflux transporter, whose amino-acid sequence MGIFERYLTLWVTLCIVSGVALGSLAPGVFGAIAGMEVAHVNLVVAVLIWVMIYPMMVQIDFSAIREVGNRPKGLLLTLVINWLIKPFTMAALGWLFFRVFFAGWVDPVTAGEYIAGMILLGVAPCTAMVFVWSQLTKGDPNYTLVQVSVNDIIMIFAFAPIAAFLLGVSDIQVPWQTLLLSVVLYVVLPLVAGAWTRHRLERKDDGARLSHFLRLLKPWSVLGLLATVVLLFGFQAETILAQPEAIGLIAIPLLIQTYGIFIIAYGAARWLRLPHNVAGPACMIGTSNFFELAVAVAISLFGLHSGAALATVVGVLVEVPVMLSLVSITNRTRHWFEAV is encoded by the coding sequence GTGGGAATCTTTGAACGTTATCTGACCCTGTGGGTGACCCTTTGTATTGTGTCGGGGGTGGCGTTGGGCAGTCTGGCTCCCGGGGTGTTTGGTGCCATTGCGGGCATGGAGGTGGCTCACGTTAACCTGGTGGTGGCGGTGCTTATCTGGGTGATGATCTACCCCATGATGGTACAGATAGACTTCAGTGCCATTCGGGAGGTGGGCAACAGGCCCAAAGGGCTGCTGCTGACTCTGGTGATCAACTGGCTGATCAAACCGTTCACCATGGCGGCGCTGGGCTGGCTGTTTTTCCGTGTGTTCTTTGCCGGCTGGGTGGACCCGGTTACCGCCGGGGAATACATCGCCGGCATGATCCTGCTGGGGGTGGCGCCCTGCACCGCCATGGTGTTTGTCTGGAGCCAGCTGACCAAGGGAGATCCCAATTACACCCTGGTGCAGGTGTCGGTCAACGACATCATCATGATTTTTGCCTTTGCGCCCATTGCCGCGTTTTTGCTGGGTGTCAGTGATATTCAGGTGCCCTGGCAGACGCTGTTATTGTCGGTGGTGCTGTATGTGGTGCTGCCGCTGGTGGCTGGCGCCTGGACCCGCCACCGGCTGGAGCGCAAGGACGATGGCGCCCGCCTCAGCCACTTTTTGCGCCTGCTCAAGCCCTGGTCGGTGCTGGGGCTGCTGGCGACCGTGGTATTGCTGTTTGGGTTTCAGGCGGAAACCATTCTGGCCCAGCCCGAAGCCATTGGCCTTATCGCCATTCCGCTGCTGATCCAGACCTACGGCATCTTCATCATCGCCTACGGGGCGGCCCGCTGGTTGCGCCTGCCCCATAATGTGGCCGGTCCGGCCTGCATGATTGGCACCTCCAACTTTTTCGAGCTGGCAGTGGCGGTGGCCATTTCATTATTCGGGCTGCACTCGGGCGCGGCCCTGGCCACAGTAGTCGGGGTGCTGGTGGAAGTGCCGGTCATGTTGTCTCTGGTGAGCATAACCAACCGCACCCGGCACTGGTTTGAGGCGGTTTAA